In Helicobacter bilis, a genomic segment contains:
- a CDS encoding AAA domain-containing protein: MQHYYHAFSQNADEANRKRECIEKEILPFKQYIDTAIKSLEKKKVRAKWERVETEFNATLEINGYFYKYKPLGQISLKDEFYKQLDSILFVGNLPQTRDYDEKLFITLENGKKIKISLKDGDIAQDYEILCRFCEIADEVSKDFVSQSPQLTKTEELLDSKNCHVERSEISSIESSKDFSPFSKAQNDKNLETTPTSHANKTTNSSGCSMALDGLWLNCDGRSYLSDNDYPSNNRSNCIDKGEFLQNLDTGFIHLDSLSLDNDTKQKLKDFSIKKVSWSGDDLEIKTLKQWLNNGKLDLDSKQVEIKSLQDNVILLKSDINKANIIQKDGYLLPATLEINYIQDNHKVLQDNKTHKIIYCKNEIKSQLCNPIEKHLAKSYCDFQSLCDKSGNKIDIEKQDSKQVFIKDIKKLDDKTILYDKFGISYTLKKVKNEGFNIRLLRNDDEREDEDEIESPLRFFLDSDIQVMACLDGHKEPQECRVKIINRDEFIIELLYKNRAILPRQYSILETKPNPYRLKCQRNAIQNLIKMPLAQSHTLLKLFASRTKDKISWLTKDSKIIDITEWEVLTDENREGANIQRNFIQQALNTKDFALLEGPPGSGKTTTILELIAQIIKQNKRVLLCGSTHVAIDNVLERLKERELIEKLNIFPIRVGSEGALSEEVKEFRLGDFARNYEDSLLEKYSVYNDLEKDSNDENKQGKIGLKFFMQCANLVCGTTIGILQYPAFKIQDEEEDSKKRNKKTIKPIMPDFDYLIIDESSKTTFQEFLVPAMYAKKWIIVGDTRQLSPFVDRDELEDNISNLALRYNKINKGFDFLESSYQQACFLLYLLSKIYKENGFNIKIAMGVSSEILWILEQEIEIRTDEKRDNFGVLNNRLKVGYIKDLQATSYFDNLNKHWIFYDEDLVKKDSLHNPLKHLIPSDFIDFDNLALLYQYKAKHKNTTLMFDNNAKNTESFLKAIKDYRQERSFASEIAWRLSREFELRTFSDSNKAKNKNQSYTKTIDELLPKSHKDRNLIRNKISSIANISLPSILESLIKGVSDRRSEREDSAIRSGFTQDELKQRHSILSTQGRMHEDISRFPREQFYKEANALKDLSNLNREWSYTRYKKRSVWINVDSKSYRGRNEKEAEFLIKELRAFIDFATNNPHPLNETWSVAVLSFYKGQTRILESKLQEYTGLKHKSTDFTREWNGTEIQMRLCTVDKFQGQEADIVFLSMVNTDKIGFLDNPNRLNVGITRAKFQLVILGKYDYFSQCKDNMLKQFALHHKALHKGNK, translated from the coding sequence ATGCAGCATTATTATCATGCCTTTTCACAAAACGCAGATGAGGCAAATAGAAAAAGAGAGTGCATAGAAAAAGAGATATTGCCCTTTAAGCAATATATAGATACTGCCATTAAATCGCTAGAAAAGAAAAAAGTAAGGGCTAAATGGGAGAGAGTAGAAACAGAGTTTAATGCGACTTTAGAGATTAATGGATATTTTTATAAATATAAGCCCTTAGGTCAAATAAGCTTAAAAGATGAATTTTATAAACAGCTAGATTCTATTCTATTTGTAGGGAATCTCCCACAAACTAGAGATTACGATGAAAAACTTTTTATCACTTTGGAAAATGGGAAAAAAATAAAAATAAGCCTAAAAGATGGCGACATAGCACAAGATTATGAGATATTATGTAGATTTTGTGAAATTGCTGATGAAGTTTCTAAAGATTTTGTATCTCAAAGCCCACAGCTTACCAAAACAGAAGAATTGCTAGATTCTAAAAATTGTCATGTTGAGCGTAGCGAAATATCTAGTATAGAATCTAGCAAAGATTTTTCGCCTTTTTCAAAGGCTCAAAATGACAAGAATCTAGAAACTACACCAACAAGCCACGCAAACAAAACCACAAATTCTAGCGGTTGCTCTATGGCTTTGGACGGGCTTTGGCTGAATTGTGATGGTAGGAGTTATCTAAGTGATAATGACTATCCCTCTAACAATCGTTCAAATTGTATAGACAAGGGCGAATTTTTACAGAATCTAGACACAGGCTTTATCCACTTAGACTCTTTATCACTAGATAATGACACAAAACAAAAGCTAAAAGATTTTAGCATTAAAAAAGTATCTTGGAGTGGTGATGATTTAGAGATTAAAACACTGAAGCAATGGCTTAATAATGGAAAATTAGATTTAGATTCTAAGCAAGTAGAGATTAAAAGCTTGCAAGATAATGTGATTTTGCTAAAAAGTGATATAAATAAGGCAAATATAATACAAAAAGATGGCTATTTGCTACCTGCTACACTAGAGATAAACTACATTCAAGATAATCATAAAGTATTGCAAGATAACAAAACTCATAAAATTATATATTGTAAAAATGAGATAAAAAGCCAACTTTGCAATCCAATAGAAAAACATCTTGCAAAAAGCTATTGCGATTTTCAATCTCTATGTGATAAAAGTGGAAATAAGATAGATATAGAAAAGCAAGATTCTAAACAAGTATTCATAAAAGATATAAAAAAGCTAGATGATAAAACAATCTTATATGATAAATTTGGCATATCCTATACTCTAAAAAAGGTAAAAAACGAAGGCTTTAATATCAGGCTATTAAGAAATGATGATGAGAGAGAAGATGAAGATGAGATAGAATCACCTTTGCGTTTCTTTTTAGATTCTGACATTCAAGTAATGGCATGTTTAGATGGACATAAAGAGCCACAAGAGTGCCGAGTAAAGATTATAAATAGAGATGAGTTTATCATTGAGTTATTATATAAAAATAGAGCAATACTCCCACGACAATACTCTATACTCGAGACAAAGCCAAATCCATATCGGCTAAAATGTCAAAGAAATGCTATACAAAATCTTATAAAAATGCCACTAGCTCAAAGTCATACGCTTTTAAAGCTTTTTGCTTCAAGGACAAAGGATAAAATAAGTTGGCTAACAAAAGATTCTAAGATAATAGATATTACAGAATGGGAAGTGCTAACAGATGAGAATAGAGAGGGTGCTAACATTCAGCGAAATTTCATACAACAAGCCTTAAATACAAAAGACTTTGCCTTGCTAGAGGGACCTCCGGGCAGTGGTAAAACGACTACAATTTTAGAGCTTATCGCACAGATTATAAAGCAAAATAAAAGGGTATTGCTTTGTGGTTCAACACATGTTGCAATAGATAATGTGCTAGAGAGATTAAAAGAAAGAGAACTTATAGAAAAGCTAAATATTTTTCCCATAAGAGTAGGAAGTGAGGGGGCTTTGAGCGAAGAGGTAAAAGAATTTAGACTAGGTGATTTTGCTAGAAATTATGAAGATTCACTGCTTGAAAAATATAGCGTTTATAATGATTTAGAAAAAGATTCTAATGATGAAAATAAACAAGGAAAAATTGGCTTAAAATTCTTTATGCAATGTGCCAATCTAGTATGTGGCACAACGATTGGAATCTTACAATATCCAGCCTTTAAGATTCAAGATGAAGAAGAGGATAGTAAAAAACGCAATAAAAAGACTATAAAGCCTATAATGCCTGATTTTGATTATTTAATCATTGATGAGTCTTCAAAGACGACTTTTCAAGAGTTTCTAGTCCCAGCAATGTATGCGAAAAAGTGGATTATAGTAGGTGATACAAGACAGCTTAGCCCCTTTGTAGATAGAGATGAGTTAGAGGATAATATTAGCAATCTTGCTTTGAGATATAATAAAATAAACAAAGGCTTTGACTTTTTAGAATCTAGCTATCAACAAGCTTGTTTTTTGCTTTATTTATTATCAAAAATCTATAAAGAAAATGGCTTTAATATAAAAATTGCAATGGGAGTATCAAGTGAGATTTTATGGATTCTAGAACAAGAGATTGAGATAAGGACAGATGAAAAAAGAGATAATTTTGGTGTGCTAAATAATAGATTAAAAGTTGGGTATATTAAAGATTTACAAGCAACTTCATATTTTGATAACCTTAATAAACATTGGATTTTTTATGATGAGGATCTAGTAAAAAAGGATTCACTACATAATCCTTTAAAGCACCTTATCCCAAGTGATTTTATAGACTTTGATAATCTCGCTTTATTGTATCAATACAAAGCAAAACATAAAAATACAACTTTAATGTTTGATAATAATGCTAAAAATACAGAATCTTTTCTTAAAGCAATTAAGGATTATAGACAAGAGAGAAGCTTTGCTAGTGAGATTGCTTGGCGGCTTAGTAGAGAGTTTGAACTAAGGACTTTTTCAGATTCCAATAAGGCTAAAAATAAAAATCAATCATATACAAAAACAATTGATGAGTTACTCCCAAAAAGTCATAAAGATAGAAACCTTATCCGCAATAAAATCTCAAGTATAGCAAATATTTCCCTACCCTCAATTCTAGAATCACTTATTAAAGGTGTAAGCGATAGGCGAAGTGAAAGAGAAGATTCAGCCATTCGCAGCGGCTTTACACAAGATGAGCTAAAACAGAGACATAGTATATTAAGCACACAAGGTAGAATGCACGAAGATATTTCACGCTTTCCACGAGAGCAATTCTATAAAGAAGCAAATGCCTTGAAAGATTTAAGCAATCTTAATCGAGAATGGAGCTACACAAGATATAAAAAGCGAAGCGTATGGATAAATGTAGATAGCAAGAGTTATAGAGGTAGAAACGAAAAAGAAGCAGAGTTTCTTATAAAAGAGCTTAGAGCATTTATAGATTTTGCTACTAACAATCCACACCCACTAAATGAAACCTGGAGTGTTGCTGTGCTAAGTTTTTATAAGGGACAAACTAGAATCTTAGAATCTAAACTGCAAGAATACACAGGATTAAAGCATAAAAGCACAGATTTTACGAGAGAGTGGAATGGCACAGAGATACAAATGAGACTTTGCACCGTAGATAAGTTTCAAGGGCAAGAAGCTGACATTGTGTTTCTCTCAATGGTAAATACAGATAAAATCGGCTTTTTAGATAATCCAAACCGACTAAATGTCGGTATTACAAGGGCAAAATTTCAGCTTGTGATATTAGGAAAATATGATTATTTCAGTCAATGCAAAGATAATATGCTAAAACAATTTGCATTGCACCATAAAGCATTACATAAGGGGAATAAATGA
- a CDS encoding DUF2997 domain-containing protein — translation MKEEKIIVTINEDGSLDLKSEGIKGEACMGEIEALLSEDMDIESDKKTDEYYQKVSQTQSATLRSKK, via the coding sequence ATGAAAGAAGAGAAAATCATCGTAACAATCAATGAAGATGGCAGCCTAGACCTAAAGAGCGAAGGCATAAAAGGCGAGGCTTGTATGGGCGAGATAGAAGCCCTGCTTAGCGAAGACATGGATATAGAAAGCGACAAAAAGACAGATGAATATTATCAAAAAGTCTCACAAACACAATCTGCTACACTAAGGAGTAAAAAATGA